Proteins co-encoded in one Erwinia sp. genomic window:
- a CDS encoding hypothetical protein (ID:JIFNMEKO_01566;~source:Prodigal:2.6), giving the protein MPNQEFKQKLGGNVDNKYNNFFSSVTFSGGHEQDILGVLNGQFDGAVTWTSMVGDYDTGYSVGAFNRLIRMDHPDLMKKIRIIWHSQLIPNGPVLVSNKLPAEFKQKVIDAVKRLDKEDHACFVKAMGGTQHIGPGSVEDYKMIIDMKRELVKAR; this is encoded by the coding sequence ATGCCCAACCAGGAGTTCAAACAGAAACTGGGCGGTAACGTCGATAACAAATATAATAATTTCTTCTCAAGTGTCACTTTTTCTGGCGGGCATGAGCAGGACATCCTTGGCGTACTGAACGGTCAGTTCGATGGTGCTGTCACCTGGACGTCAATGGTGGGTGATTATGATACAGGTTATAGCGTAGGGGCTTTCAACCGTCTGATTCGCATGGATCATCCTGATCTGATGAAAAAAATCCGCATCATCTGGCACTCTCAACTGATCCCTAACGGCCCTGTGCTGGTCAGCAATAAGCTTCCGGCAGAGTTCAAACAGAAAGTTATTGATGCTGTGAAACGACTGGACAAAGAAGATCATGCCTGTTTTGTGAAGGCGATGGGCGGTACACAGCATATCGGTCCCGGTTCGGTGGAAGATTACAAAATGATCATCGACATGAAGCGTGAACTGGTAAAAGCACGTTAA
- a CDS encoding hypothetical protein (ID:JIFNMEKO_01567;~source:Prodigal:2.6), with product MKKQLKVALRISAIITTLAVAGQIQAAETPRELNLGILGVQNATQQIGDNQCVKTFMDKALNVETKLRNSSDYSGVIQGLIGGKVDLVLSMSPSSFASVYMNDPKAVDVVGLAVDDKNQSRGYYYVVVVKADSPYQKL from the coding sequence ATGAAAAAACAGCTGAAAGTTGCGTTACGGATCTCCGCAATCATCACGACACTCGCCGTTGCCGGACAAATTCAGGCAGCAGAAACGCCCCGTGAATTAAACCTCGGCATCCTGGGGGTACAAAATGCTACCCAACAGATAGGTGATAATCAGTGTGTCAAAACCTTCATGGATAAGGCTCTGAATGTAGAAACTAAATTACGTAATTCATCTGATTACTCCGGTGTGATTCAGGGTCTGATTGGCGGTAAAGTCGACCTGGTACTGAGTATGTCCCCGTCCTCTTTTGCCTCGGTATACATGAACGACCCTAAGGCTGTTGATGTTGTCGGCCTGGCTGTAGATGATAAAAATCAGTCTCGTGGCTACTATTATGTGGTGGTGGTTAAAGCTGATAGCCCTTACCAGAAACTGTAA
- the phnC gene encoding Phosphate-import ATP-binding protein PhnC (ID:JIFNMEKO_01568;~source:Prodigal:2.6), with protein sequence MVILMNRSLAIVDSDAVPSVETPHGRRVLSVKKLSKSYQSNQMVLDDINFELHTKELVGVIGRSGAGKSTLLHILNGTHAASAGEILSYPEVGSPRDVAQLRGQSLNQWRTQCGMIFQDFYLEPRLDVLTNVLLGRLSQTSMLKSLLKIFAEADRAKAIALLEWMNMLPQALQRAENLSGGQMQRVAICRALMENPSILLADEPVASLDPKNTQRIMEVLREICQQGISVMVNLHSVELVKTYCTRVIGIAGGRILFDGHPSQLTDELLHRLYGEEINQLH encoded by the coding sequence ATGGTTATCTTGATGAATCGCTCACTTGCCATCGTTGATTCTGACGCTGTCCCTTCGGTTGAAACTCCTCATGGACGTCGTGTGCTCAGTGTAAAAAAACTGAGTAAATCCTATCAGTCTAATCAGATGGTGCTGGATGATATAAATTTCGAACTGCACACCAAAGAGCTGGTCGGCGTAATCGGGCGCTCGGGCGCTGGAAAATCGACTCTATTGCATATTCTTAACGGTACACATGCTGCTTCTGCTGGCGAAATCCTCAGTTACCCGGAAGTGGGTTCACCGCGTGATGTCGCGCAATTACGGGGGCAATCCTTAAATCAATGGCGTACTCAGTGTGGAATGATTTTCCAGGATTTCTATCTGGAGCCGCGTCTGGATGTCCTGACCAATGTTCTGCTTGGACGTTTAAGTCAGACTTCCATGCTCAAGTCATTATTAAAGATATTCGCAGAAGCAGATCGAGCGAAAGCTATCGCACTGCTGGAATGGATGAATATGTTACCTCAGGCACTGCAGCGTGCTGAAAATCTCTCCGGAGGACAGATGCAGCGTGTTGCTATCTGTCGGGCATTAATGGAAAACCCCTCCATTTTGCTGGCCGATGAGCCAGTGGCCTCACTGGATCCTAAAAACACACAGCGGATTATGGAAGTGCTGCGGGAAATTTGTCAGCAGGGTATTAGCGTGATGGTGAATCTGCACTCTGTCGAACTGGTGAAAACCTATTGCACCCGGGTGATTGGTATTGCTGGTGGTCGCATTCTGTTCGACGGTCATCCGTCACAACTCACTGATGAATTACTGCATCGCTTATATGGCGAAGAAATTAATCAACTCCACTGA
- the phoH gene encoding Protein PhoH (ID:JIFNMEKO_01569;~source:Prodigal:2.6) gives MARQKAVIKARREAKRVLRGDSRSHRQREEESVSSLVQMGGLDAIGMARDSRDHAPISPRNAAQADYLEAIAHKQLIFATGEAGCGKTWLSAAKAAEALINKDVERIIVTRPVLQADEDLGFLPGDIAEKFAPYFRPVYDVLVRRLGASFMQYCLRPEIGKVEIAPFAYMRGRTFENAFVILDEAQNVTPAQMKMFLTRLGENVTVVINGDITQCDLPRHVPSGLADALARFIDDEMIGIVRFYTEDCVRSPLCQRTLKAYKGE, from the coding sequence ATGGCAAGACAAAAAGCAGTGATCAAAGCACGTCGTGAAGCGAAACGCGTTTTACGTGGGGATTCTCGCAGCCACCGGCAGCGTGAGGAAGAATCCGTCAGTTCGCTGGTGCAAATGGGGGGGCTCGATGCGATTGGTATGGCTCGGGATTCACGTGACCATGCCCCGATCAGTCCGCGTAATGCTGCTCAGGCGGATTATCTCGAAGCGATTGCCCATAAACAGCTGATTTTTGCCACCGGGGAAGCCGGTTGTGGTAAAACCTGGCTCAGTGCGGCAAAAGCCGCTGAAGCGTTAATTAACAAAGATGTCGAACGTATCATTGTGACTCGCCCGGTACTACAGGCTGATGAAGATCTGGGTTTTTTACCCGGTGATATTGCTGAAAAGTTTGCCCCTTATTTTCGCCCGGTGTATGACGTGCTGGTGAGACGATTAGGTGCGTCATTTATGCAGTACTGTCTGCGACCTGAGATCGGCAAAGTTGAAATTGCACCTTTTGCCTACATGCGTGGACGTACCTTCGAAAATGCGTTTGTTATCCTCGATGAAGCACAAAATGTCACCCCGGCACAAATGAAGATGTTTCTTACCCGATTGGGTGAAAATGTTACGGTGGTGATTAATGGCGACATAACCCAGTGCGATCTTCCCCGTCATGTCCCTTCCGGGCTGGCTGATGCCTTGGCACGGTTTATCGACGATGAGATGATAGGTATTGTGCGCTTCTATACAGAAGATTGCGTCCGATCGCCATTATGTCAGCGAACGTTAAAAGCTTACAAGGGAGAATAA
- the efeB gene encoding Deferrochelatase/peroxidase EfeB (ID:JIFNMEKO_01570;~source:Prodigal:2.6), with translation MNKQPDDNAAEPSRRRLLKGVGILGGALAVGGGCPVHAAPPPAAAAQSDRTGLQRDRVQSFYGRHQAGIVTPQQASMMLVAFDVLTDDRAGLERLLRLLTERIAFLTAGGKAPELANTRLPPPDSGILGDYIYPDNLTITVSVGSSLFDQRFGLQALKPKKLQKMTRFPNDALNNALCHGDLLLQICANSGDTVIHALRDIIKHTPDLLAVRWRREGFISPHEAQSEGKETPINLLGFKDGTANPDTHDNSLMDNILWVNADQGEPAWCVDGSYQAVRIIAFRVEFWDRTPLHEQQTIFGRMKHSGAPLGMQNEHDVPDYAADPEGKLTPLDAHIRLANPRTPETEKNLMLRRGYSYSLGISNAGQLEMGLLFVCYQHDLEAGFLTVQRRLDGEALEEYIKPVGGGYFFALPGVKDSTQYLGEALISA, from the coding sequence ATGAATAAACAACCTGACGATAACGCGGCCGAGCCTTCCCGTCGCCGTTTATTAAAAGGGGTTGGCATTCTGGGAGGAGCACTCGCCGTTGGCGGCGGGTGTCCGGTGCATGCGGCACCTCCACCTGCTGCTGCAGCGCAATCAGACCGCACCGGATTACAACGTGACAGGGTACAGTCTTTTTATGGCAGGCACCAGGCGGGGATTGTTACGCCACAGCAGGCATCGATGATGCTGGTAGCGTTCGATGTGCTGACAGATGATCGCGCCGGACTGGAAAGATTACTTCGGCTGCTGACTGAACGTATCGCGTTTTTGACTGCGGGTGGTAAAGCACCTGAGCTGGCTAACACGCGTTTGCCGCCGCCTGATTCGGGTATTCTCGGAGATTATATTTATCCTGATAATCTGACAATCACCGTTTCAGTGGGCTCATCACTGTTTGATCAGCGCTTCGGGCTGCAGGCATTGAAACCGAAAAAATTGCAGAAGATGACGCGTTTTCCCAATGATGCCCTCAATAACGCGTTGTGTCATGGAGATTTACTGCTGCAAATCTGTGCTAACTCCGGCGATACCGTGATTCATGCGCTGCGCGATATCATTAAGCATACGCCCGACCTTCTTGCAGTGCGCTGGCGGCGTGAGGGCTTTATTTCTCCACATGAGGCACAAAGTGAAGGTAAAGAAACGCCGATTAATTTGCTGGGTTTTAAAGACGGTACCGCCAACCCTGATACCCATGATAATTCACTAATGGATAATATTCTTTGGGTCAACGCCGACCAGGGAGAACCGGCATGGTGCGTAGATGGAAGCTACCAGGCAGTACGTATTATTGCCTTTCGGGTAGAGTTTTGGGATCGTACTCCGTTGCACGAACAGCAGACGATTTTCGGGCGGATGAAGCACAGCGGTGCGCCTTTAGGTATGCAAAATGAGCACGATGTCCCTGACTATGCTGCTGATCCTGAAGGAAAATTGACACCTCTCGATGCGCACATTCGTCTGGCAAATCCGCGGACACCTGAAACAGAAAAAAATCTGATGTTGCGGCGCGGCTACAGCTACTCTTTGGGCATCTCTAATGCAGGGCAACTGGAGATGGGGTTACTCTTTGTCTGCTACCAGCATGACCTGGAAGCGGGGTTCCTTACTGTGCAGCGACGACTTGATGGTGAAGCCTTAGAGGAGTATATCAAACCCGTTGGGGGAGGTTATTTCTTCGCATTGCCGGGCGTGAAAGATAGCACGCAGTATCTTGGTGAGGCATTGATCAGCGCCTAA